The genome window AAAGCGAAAAAAAGATAGATCACTAGCTAAAATAGCATAGATAATACACGAATGAAGTTGACATTTTGGGGGGCTACCCGGCAAGTTACCGGCAGTATGTTTCTACTGGAAACAGACGACGATTTTCGGATTTTGATTGATTGTGGATCGGATCTGGATCGTTCGGTGGCCAACAGCGAGTCTCCAACCGAAAATCATACCGGCGTTTTCCCGTTTGAGGCGTCTGGTATTAATTTAGTCTTACTGACCCACGCCCATATTGACCATAGCGGTCGGATTCCCAATCTTTTCCTGGAAGGCTACGAAGGGCAGATTCTTTGCACCGAACCAACCTACGATCTGACTGAACTGCTCCTGCGGGACGCCGCTTCGCTAAACCAGCGGCGACTAAACGAAATGGGCCGTAGTAAAAAACAGCGGGTCAAAAAGCGGTTCAATGAGCTTCAAAAAGAGCTTTTCCTGGAAAAACAGGTGCGGGAGTCGATGGTAAATGTGGTGCCGATTGCCTTTAATCGCAAATTCAGGGTGGCTGATGGGGTGGATGTCACGTTTGTCCCGGCGGGGCATTTGTTGGGAGCTGCGCACATCGTAATCAATGTTTATGAAGACGGGCGCAAAAAAAGCATCTGTTTTTCGGGCGACATTGGCCGACACAATTATCCGCTGCTGGGCGATCCTGAACCGGTGCCCGCGGTTGATTACCTCATTTGCGAGTCGACGTATGGCAATCGCCTGCACGTCGATCAGGAAACGCCCGAAGCGGTGCTGGCGGACATCATCAAACGAACCTGCATCGATATTCCGGGGCGTCTGATTATTCCATCGTTTTCCGTTGGACGAACCCAGGCCTTGCTCTATACGCTGAACCGGCTATACTCCGAGCTTAATTTCCCGCCCATTAAAGTTTTCTCGGACAGTCCTCTGGCGTTGGAAAGCACGAAAGTGTATCAGAAAAACCTGCGGTTGCTGAACAAGGAAGCCAAAGAATTTGTAGAGGATAATGAATCTCTGTTCGATTTCGAGAATTTCGAGTTTCTGGAAAGTTCCAAAGCCAGCAAGGCCGTCTCGAATTATAACCAACCCTGCATTATTATTTCGTCTTCCGGCATGGTGCAGGGGGGACGCGTTGAATACCACGTTGCAGCGAACATCAGCAATCCCTATAGTACCATTTTCATCATTGGCTATTGCGCCGAAGGAACCCTCGGCTGGCGCTTGTTGAACGGTCAGAGCACCATCTCCATCAAAGGAAAAGACGAGCCTGTAATGGCGAAAGTAGAGCGTACGGATGTGTTCAGTGGCCACGGCGACCGGGATGATCTGGTTCGGTTTGTGAAACAGCAGAATCCCGAAAAGTTGCAGAAATTATTTTTAGTACACGGGGAATATACCAGCATGATGGCCTTCCAGGAAACCCTGAAGGAGGAAGGTTTCCCTAACGTGGAAATTCCGAAGCGGGGTCAGACGTATGTGCTATAACCGGGCGCGATTCGTTGGATTGGTACTGTCAATCGGGATTTTCCGTTAACTTTGTGGCTCTTATCTTGTACGATACAGCATTTGAATGAGGACATACTTAGATTTTGAAAAACCCATAGCAGACCTGGAGTCGAAATTGGTTGAGATGAAAAAACTGGCGGAAAACAGCAATGTGGACGTCAGTGAAGCCGTTCGCTCGCTGGAAATCAGCATTGATCGGCTTCGTCACGAGATCTTTGAGGACCTGACCCGCTGGCAGCGTGTTCAACTTTCTCGTCATCCAGACCGTCCTTATACGCTGGACTACATCGAGCAGATGTGCGACCAGTTTATTGAACTTCACGGGGATCGCACTGTTCGCGACGACCCGGCTATGGTGGGTGGGTTCGGTGAAATCGCTGGCCAGACGGTGATGATCATTGGCCAGCAAAAAGGCCGCAATACCAAGCAGCGTCAGCACCGTAACTTTGGAATGCCTAACCCCGAAGGATACCGTAAGGCGCTCCGGCTGATGAAACTGGCCGAAAAATTCAATAAACCCATTGTTACGCTGATCGATACGCCGGGGGCCTTTCCGGGCCTGGAAGCCGAAGAGCGCGGCCAGGGTGAAGCCATCGCCCGGAACCTGAAAGAAATGTTCATGCTGCGGGTGCCGGTTATTTGCATTGTCATTGGTGAAGGCGCTTCAGGTGGAGCCCTGGGTATTGCCATCGGCGACCGGGTGTTGATGCTCGAAAATACCTGGTATTCCGTGATTTCTCCCGAAAACTGCTCGACTATTTTGTGGCGTAGCTGGAATTTCAAGGAGCAGGCCGCCGAAGCCATGAAGCCAACCGCCCGCGACATGCAGAAATACGGTCTGGTCGATGGCATCGTGGAAGAGCCAACGGGTGGCGCGCACAACGATCCGGCAGACATGGCCCAGCGTTTGAAAAAAACCATTCTGGATACCATTGCTGAATTAGCCCAACTGACGCCCGAAGAGCGAATTGACCAACGGATTGAGAAATTCTGTTCAATGGGTGTGGTGGTTGAATAAATCAATATGGCAAGCGTTTTAACTCCTCAAATCAAAAACATCATCTTTGATCTTGGTGATGTGATTATTCCGATCAATCCGCCGCTGACAGCGTTGGCTTTTGCGCGTTTGACGGCTTTAACCCTGGAGCAGGTACAGGTTCTATTCCGGGAACACCAGGTTTTTCAACAATACGAAACGGGTCTGGTGGATGACAAAGGCTTCCGCGACCACATTCGGCAGATCCTGAACAACAAGGAATGGGCGGATGAGGTGATTGACGAAGCCTGGAATACGCTGCTGCTCGAGTTTCCGATTGAACGGATTGAACGGATTCAGCAATTGCGCGGTCAATACCGCCTTTTTCTGCTGAGTAATACCAGCGCCATTCACATCAAAGAAGTAAACCGGAAGCTGAAAGAGCTAACGGGTTTACCCCA of Tellurirhabdus bombi contains these proteins:
- a CDS encoding acetyl-CoA carboxylase carboxyltransferase subunit alpha gives rise to the protein MRTYLDFEKPIADLESKLVEMKKLAENSNVDVSEAVRSLEISIDRLRHEIFEDLTRWQRVQLSRHPDRPYTLDYIEQMCDQFIELHGDRTVRDDPAMVGGFGEIAGQTVMIIGQQKGRNTKQRQHRNFGMPNPEGYRKALRLMKLAEKFNKPIVTLIDTPGAFPGLEAEERGQGEAIARNLKEMFMLRVPVICIVIGEGASGGALGIAIGDRVLMLENTWYSVISPENCSTILWRSWNFKEQAAEAMKPTARDMQKYGLVDGIVEEPTGGAHNDPADMAQRLKKTILDTIAELAQLTPEERIDQRIEKFCSMGVVVE
- a CDS encoding HAD family hydrolase; its protein translation is MASVLTPQIKNIIFDLGDVIIPINPPLTALAFARLTALTLEQVQVLFREHQVFQQYETGLVDDKGFRDHIRQILNNKEWADEVIDEAWNTLLLEFPIERIERIQQLRGQYRLFLLSNTSAIHIKEVNRKLKELTGLPQLNELFEKVYYSYEIKIMKPSPDIYQYVLNDAGLVAEETVFLDDNADNIRSAAELGIQAVHVQPPLTILDYLRDEPTNEDASSAG
- a CDS encoding MBL fold metallo-hydrolase RNA specificity domain-containing protein → MKLTFWGATRQVTGSMFLLETDDDFRILIDCGSDLDRSVANSESPTENHTGVFPFEASGINLVLLTHAHIDHSGRIPNLFLEGYEGQILCTEPTYDLTELLLRDAASLNQRRLNEMGRSKKQRVKKRFNELQKELFLEKQVRESMVNVVPIAFNRKFRVADGVDVTFVPAGHLLGAAHIVINVYEDGRKKSICFSGDIGRHNYPLLGDPEPVPAVDYLICESTYGNRLHVDQETPEAVLADIIKRTCIDIPGRLIIPSFSVGRTQALLYTLNRLYSELNFPPIKVFSDSPLALESTKVYQKNLRLLNKEAKEFVEDNESLFDFENFEFLESSKASKAVSNYNQPCIIISSSGMVQGGRVEYHVAANISNPYSTIFIIGYCAEGTLGWRLLNGQSTISIKGKDEPVMAKVERTDVFSGHGDRDDLVRFVKQQNPEKLQKLFLVHGEYTSMMAFQETLKEEGFPNVEIPKRGQTYVL